GAGATTGGAGATGAATCAGAGGGGTTTAATATATAGCTTTGTTGCCAAAGGAACTGTTGTTTTAGCGGAACACACACAGTATACGGGGAATTTCAGTACCATTGCTGTTCAGTGCCTGCAGAAGCTACCTTCAAATAGCAGCAAATACACGTATTCCTGTGATGGGCACACCTTTAACTTCCTCATAGACAATGGATTTGGTAtttgtttttatgtattattgCCTGCTCTACTAATTTGAATGTTAATACATATGCCAATGTCAGAATTTTGTTCTCCGCTTTGCAGTTTTCCTTGTTGTTGCCGATGAGTCAGTTGGAAGGAGTGTTCCTTTTGTATTTCTTGAACGGGTGAAGGATGACTTTATGAAGCGCTATGGAGCAAGCATTAAGAATGACAGTACCCATCCACTTGCtgatgatgacgatgacgaCGATTTATTTGAGGACAGATTTAGCATTGCGTATAATCTTGATAGAGAATTTGGGTTCGTCGTTACTgatccttttaaatttttgtttacttCTGTTTGTAgtggttttaaattttttatctggTTGTGCAGACCAGCACTCAAGGAGCATATGCAGTATTGCTTGAATCATCCAGAAGAAATAAGTAAACTTTCAAAGTTGAAGGCTCAAATAACTGAGGTTAAGGGGATAATGATGGACAATATTGAGAAGGTAGGTATATGTAACTAAGCCTAAAATGGCTGCTATCAAATGTTTCTTAGCTCTGAATCCTTGCATAAATTCTAGCTAGTTTATCTCTGGATATGACGTTGTCGTTTGTGCGATTTTCCTTAATTTTGGGGAAGGGTGGAAGGAGTTGTAAATAAGGGATAACATTTAATATTGTACGCTGTTTCAAACTAGAGAATTTTAATGTGGTTTCCTAGTGGGACTCAAACGTTTGAAGCCCGTATACTTAATATGTATTTGTATTGCTGCGACAGGACACAGATATGGACATACTGAAAACTCTTTCTAATATAAGATATGATACAGCCTACATACACTAACATGAATTTAGGGGTGGATAAACACTTTACATAAAATGCacaaaatgttaataaagagaCATTTACCATTGCTCGAGAAATACATGACTATGTTAGTGTATGCGGTTATTCCAATTTGTCTTTGGACACAAACAATAAAAGttacaaaaccaaaaaatgTAGACAAATAAGAAAGGCTGGGTAGTGGGCTTGTTATCCCCCCAGCCCTTTCTCTGCTTTTTCGTTTTGCCTTCCCATTTCTGAAAAGTGAAATCATGTTCTGTGGACCATGGCATTTTATGtccattttttcttaataaacttaGACACAATATGGGATTCATGGGAACATGAATTGAAGTTAAACGTCAGTTGTTCTCATAGTTCACTTCGCTGGactttatttccatttttctttgtGGACCACCGATGGAGTTTTTATATTGCTCAATAAGGGGAAAGGACAAGTTAAAAACCGAGGAGGGCAGAAAATGTGTCACTGCATAAGGGCTGTGCTTCTttcttattgttattgttaattaatttatgtgtaatattttgtttagttgTGTTCAAAAGATCAAATGTTAGGTTTGTGTCTATTGAAGAATTACTTAGTGGAAGATGTTCTCtacaagttaaaataaaatactttttaactttataaactCTTTTATTGTCTGTTTTATCATGCAAATATTAGCTATTTATTTGCGTTGTTAATAGAATAGATGAAAGGCATGTTAGGGAATTactaatattttcaatatacaTATGGATAAGGATATTAGTTACGTTTCTTAATCTCTATTCAATATCCttaaaagagagtaaaaaatagCATTAGTGTTCAGTAATGAAAAGATGCATACTTTTGTATTTTGGCTTTAGGAAAGTATGGGGATTGGGCCACCTGAGGGTGAGGATATGAAGACTGGCTGCTGAGGCTTTTGCTCGTGCATGTATAAAAGACTGGCAGCTTCTGTTTATTGAGCCAAGACTTTTGGAAGGTTTTTAGGCTTGagagtaaaaaatattagtttccCAGTGCATGCATAAGAGATTGTACTCATGTGGCTGGTAAAATCACATGGCTCATACAAGAAatgttttcatatatttcaattttaagtttAGGCATACTAAAAGATCCTTCCAATCACGCAGGACCATTATATTGATTGGAGAGAGACATTTTTCTGAGTAGATACCTGCCATTGTGGGTTATAAGGTCCTCTAGCTGTATTTAGAACTGCACCTTTATTTCTCTGTCTGATCCTTCTATTGTTATTTAACAAGAAGAGAGGTTCTGGATTCAATATTAAGTGAAAATGTCCATTTTATGCCATGGTAGCTTGATGAGATTGCTTGGTTTGACTTCATAGCATATTAGTAGGTTCTTCAAAGCCTGTAATTCAATAATATCCTTTTGGTTACTCATAAAATGTATGTGCGTAAAAGCGTAAGTTCAGTATTGTAACAGTTAGACCGACAAAAAGGATGTTGACGCCGTTGATAGGTTTGGTggattgatatttaaaaaagatatgcTACTGTAGAATTTTATCCACGCAGGATTTAGGGGGGAAAGAGATTTTCATCACACATTAAAACTGTCATGGAACTGGTAAATCAAAACTGGAATAAGAGACTGCTTAAacatttcaactttttttccAAAAGCCTCTTTCCTCTCAACATAGCACTTCTAAAACATTTGCTTTTCCGTTTTGAAGGTTTTGGATCGTGGAGAGAAGATTGAGCTGCTGGTGGACAAAACAGAAAACTTGCAGTTCCAGGTATGTATTATTGTCCAAATCAAGCATTTGCATATCtccttttttaataaattatttgtttatccAAAAGAAACACTGTTTGAATCAACTAGTCTGAATTCTGAAATAATCAAACTGATGCTATTGTAttgtcatttttaaatttaggcTGACAGCTTCCAGAGGCAGGGCAGGCAGTTGAGAAGGAAGATGTGGCTGCAGAATCTCCAAATGAAGCTGATGGTGGGAGGAGGAATCCTTACCTTAATCATAATTCTGTGGGTTATTGCCTGTGGGGGTTTTAAATGTTGATGGAGCCAAAAGAAGTTGAAGCTCGTACTAGGCAGGATGCACAAAATGATTTACTACGTGTACATGAAATTTGGCACTGTAATTTGTGGTTACTGTCATAGACTGTAATTAAGCTTGTGTGAAGAACTGCTAGTTATCTTGAATCAAGCTCATACTTTAGATGCCATATCTGGATTTGTTGTGTATATCATGACAACAATGTTTTTAGCATTATATAGACTATTTCCACTTTCCCTGTCACCTTTCCAGTCGCTGGAAACTCAACCTCAATTTGACTTTAACAAGACAGAGGAAAGCAATCATACATTTCATTACATATCCCCAGTTTGGGGTCAAGAAAAAATTTATACCGATCGCAAGTTTATTCAGCTTCcattcccatttttttttttttcagatggATAAATCTATGCACATAATGTAAGGTGAAAggtaataaagtaataaaagtcTGACAATTCCATTGGAATTTGCAGAGAAATTTTACTGTCTAGTTGTTCATTTATTagttaatgtaatttttaattttttggtaaACAAAGAGTATCTCCgagtgaaattaaatattagctATTGAAAAACCGaatcaattaagaaatattctcaccaatgaaattaatatatataaatattgatgaaATCAATTagtatcatgaaaaaaaaaagactcattttCCAGAACTTTAGtccataatatttaatatttaaattctcatcaatataaaataaattaacaagtataaatttcaatttaaaactacTCTAAGTATGAactgaaattatttaataaaatttaatattaaaacaatttaataaatgtaatttcACATTAAAACAACCCTTAACgttcaaaaatttataaatataacactcataaatataaaataagtttagtaaacatgttcaataagagaAATTATTTCAGTTTGTTCAAGTTTctgatttatttcatttttattgtttttgggTTGATCTTCTTTTCTTTGACTGGACCCTTTTTATGTACACCCTTACATATAATTCATAGCACGTccttacacaatttttttttctttgataaagGAGGATAAGTACTTTTCCATTTCAATAACAATTGTGACGCAATAAGAAAACAATGGGAAAAAAAATCTGGATATTCTACATATAATATGAGGAaggataataataaaactatgaaTCTGACTTTTAATGAATCCCCTTTCTGTTTGATCATTATGCGCCTTACGCTCTAGTCATTTGCAGTCAGTCTTTAAATATCAGTAACTTATATTGGAGTTGGCCATATTAAAAGATCAAgcattttactaaaataaaaagctatttttaacTGCAAGGAACgtcataaaaatgaaattagaaatttgaTTTGTCTCCCAACATGTTTGAGACCTTCCATAATTAGTTACATGCTACTCTAGCTGTAGTTAAAAAAGTCTGTCTATGACAGAACTTTCTTTTCGGCCATGGTTGTTCCATGAGTAGCATATTAGAATGTCCTTCAACGGTTGTACGTCAATAAAAGAATCCAACATTACACAACCGAGCATTGTTTCTTCTATGAGCATTCGCAAAAAATCCCAACTCGGATATGACATTAAAGGACAGTGAGGGCAGATAGTAACGAGATTATTGTAGCAGTACGGATTCAAATTTACAAGTTAAATTCCCCCGTCTAATTGAATATAATGGGATAGTGTATTCGATACGAATGTCTCAGAAAAATACAAGATTCGTCTATCACACAGAAAAGGGATGATTGGAGATGCATCCTTCGACATAAAAGTTGCATGCTACAGATACACAAACTTAAGTATTAATTGTGATAAATCATACTTTGAGAAGTAAAACTAGTAAGTACAAATTCATGAAGCGAGAGGCGAGTACAACATGGATAAGAAAATCCTATTCATAAAAGAACTGCGACTGTAAAAGCAAAACTGTTATAGGAGCTCAAATTCAAGAGAAAAGTCAATCACACAACTTGGTAGTTATCCGTTATCAATTGTGTTCTCTGAGCAAACTTGGGGGGATTACCACCCTTCAACGGTATGATGTTGGTAACCTGCAACGAGCATTCAAAAAAGGGTAAGTTTAAGCTCCGCTAAATAAATGTTCGGGTCAATTAATGTCGGTTTCAACTGGATCATTTTGAAACTtgtcaaatataaacaaacctTGAGATCACTAAAAGTATCAGTAGCCACAAATCGGACTGAAATGGGAAAGAAAGCTGATGAATCTGCCAGTGGAACAACGAACTCCATGGACCCACTGCCAAATACATTAGTCAGACAAAACATAAAGTaaagaaagatagaaataataaattagctACAAAAAATACTCTAGATTTAGCACACCTGCGGTTGGAATTATCAATTAGAAGGACAGACCACTCCAAAATGGAATTCCTGGAATCATACCTACAAAACCAGTTTTATAATAAATCAAGATCGTAAcctgaaattaaattatttagaactaaaaataaaatactaattgttataataaaaaaattcatgatctagaaaaaccataGAGCTTACTTGTCTACGCAAATCAAGTCAATAGATTCAGTACTACAAGTTTCTAAGACTGCAAACCACGATTAGCATGTGTAACacgataatttataattaaaaccaTCAGCCTTTTACttaaaaattcaacctaaaaCACTATGGTTGTCCCTAAAACTTATTGTGAGGAAGGAAAAATAAATCCGTACCTCCATTCCCCATCAATCTGCCTAACAGATGGAGCTTCACGAAGAGCTGGAAGAGGTACAAAGATCACAACATTCCGCAGATCAAACATTGATGAAGCCTCATACTCAATGCTGACATAAGTCTCATTTCCAGAAGATGAAGGCCAACAGTTGACTGAATAGAAGATACAAATGCCAGACTAAGTTATATAACTACTACATCATTACAAAGTAGCAGAGAGAAATATCGATTATAGTTATTAACTCACTTGTAAGCGGCACCATTGACTCGTCAGTACTTTGCATTCTCCACTTCAAAAGACCAACACCTCCTGCATCACTGGCTTGACCAGTGGGGAAAGGTCTGTTGGGATCCTTTAGGCCTAGTATAGAATCATTggaaaataattctttattcaTGTTAGGGTGTGTCTTGAAAGCGACAGCTTGATTGTCACCAGTTTGGACCTGCAAAAGTAAGGCACAAACTACAAGTATTAATACTTTCAATTGACCTACTGGGCCTATTTCTGCATTCAAAACCAGTCTTGAGCAAGAAAAATATCTAGGAGCACTACAGATGAAGGAAGGTGAGGATCAACATTAATTACCGTgcagaaattttaaaaacagtAGGTTCaaacaaaagaattaaaactgcacataaaataaatcattcgAATATTGGCATGACAAATGCATTTCAAACATACAAaacacttttttgtttttcctgaTTCAATGATGAAAGAAACCAAAATCCATGCTCTAACCAAATTGATTATTTCAGGAAACGCTTTGACATACACTACATACCAAAAGCACCAGAATACTTCATCAACAAACCAAGGAAACAACACTATTATCACACTACAGGCATTGTAACCACCACTTTTCCTTTAAATTTCCTCTTTCTGCCTCTAACTGAATTGCCACTGCTATCCGTTCTCATTCCCTTTTCGCATTTTCCCTTTCTCTTACTCCCTCGTAATTCCCCTTTTGGTTGGGCGTGACAAGAAGATTATTTTGAATGACTGAGTACACTTAGAGCTATACTTATATCTAGGTCTCAAATAAAATGTCATGCTAAACTTAAGGTTAACTTATTTGAGGATTGCACCAGGCTTAAACACAGGCTGCTTTTGAAACattattcttttgaaaattaattaatcgtCTACCTTCTATACTACTCTTATGAAGCATGCAAACTCTGGACAGTATATGAGGACAgagtaaagaaaatatattagtCAGAGGAAAAAATCTGTTTCATAGATCTAAGGAATTTGTTCTTGACATGACACAATAGTGTTATTTGATCCATATAACTGATCCCACCTACCAGAAaaggttttgattcttttccttATAGGAAAAAAGTATTTCATATGAACTTCTTTCCCTTAATACTGATAAATTTAGTGAAAAATTTGtcataacaataaataatcaatcaattaaaagaaactattcaaattataaaaaccaGAAGCCTAGTGGACAGAAACAAGTTAAAGAGAGTGAGAATGTGATACCTGTACTTGAATATGTCCATCCTCTTGGTTAAGAATTTGGAGAGACAATGTGCCTTGAACATCAAAGTTACTGACACCACCATCTCGTTTCAGCGTCACATTTAGTTTCTCCTCAACGGTCAAAGTGATGGGATCAGTAGGTGGTGGGGCAGCACCACGAGACTGGGAGAGTTTTGGCTGAACATCTTCAAGAATGACCTCACCTTCCGCTTTCAATGATTCCAAAAATTGATTTGTCCTCTGAGATTTACCAAGCTTCATTCCAAGACCTTTTGGTGGAGCAGTGGCTGATGAAGTTGTGGGACGACCTAGGCAAGAGGTCAATGAAGTACATAAATGAAAAGGTTACTCTCATTTAACAAATGTTAATTCAGGATATAGAGTAAACCACAACCAGGGTACTGCATTCTTCAATACCCTTTTAAATCATTACATAAAAAGCATTCTAGAAGGATTCAAGAAAATCTATGAAAGCCAACCTTTAGGCTTGGTTGAAAAGGAGTCGACATCAGTGGTCAATCCAAAACCAGAGCCGCTTCCAAAACCAGTTCCACTGCTTGATATACTCAAATCACTAAAGCTATTTTCAATTCTTCCGGAGCCCATTGACTGCAATGGACCAAATCCTCCTTTATCACCTCTGTTCTTTTCAATCTGTAGAACACGTGACTTAATAAACCATATACAATCCCAGGCTTTAAATATAAGCATCATAATGAAACATAGATCCTTCAATCATACCTTGCTTTTATCAATCTCACTAGCTTTTCTCTTCATGACATCCTTAGTTTCATTAATCTTGCTCTGCAAAACCAACTTGTGCAGCTTCTCTTCATGACTCTCCATCTCACAGTATTGCTTAACTTGTGCAACGG
This genomic interval from Vigna radiata var. radiata cultivar VC1973A chromosome 8, Vradiata_ver6, whole genome shotgun sequence contains the following:
- the LOC106772436 gene encoding vesicle-associated membrane protein 727; amino-acid sequence: MNQRGLIYSFVAKGTVVLAEHTQYTGNFSTIAVQCLQKLPSNSSKYTYSCDGHTFNFLIDNGFVFLVVADESVGRSVPFVFLERVKDDFMKRYGASIKNDSTHPLADDDDDDDLFEDRFSIAYNLDREFGPALKEHMQYCLNHPEEISKLSKLKAQITEVKGIMMDNIEKVLDRGEKIELLVDKTENLQFQADSFQRQGRQLRRKMWLQNLQMKLMVGGGILTLIIILWVIACGGFKC
- the LOC106772361 gene encoding coatomer subunit delta yields the protein MVVLAASIVSKSGKVLVSRQFVDMTRIRIEGLLAAFPKLVGTGKQHTYVETENVRYVYQPIEALYLLLVTNKNSNILEDLETLRLLSKLVPEYSYSLDEEGICKHAFELIFAFDEVISLGHKENVTVAQVKQYCEMESHEEKLHKLVLQSKINETKDVMKRKASEIDKSKIEKNRGDKGGFGPLQSMGSGRIENSFSDLSISSSGTGFGSGSGFGLTTDVDSFSTKPKGRPTTSSATAPPKGLGMKLGKSQRTNQFLESLKAEGEVILEDVQPKLSQSRGAAPPPTDPITLTVEEKLNVTLKRDGGVSNFDVQGTLSLQILNQEDGHIQVQVQTGDNQAVAFKTHPNMNKELFSNDSILGLKDPNRPFPTGQASDAGGVGLLKWRMQSTDESMVPLTINCWPSSSGNETYVSIEYEASSMFDLRNVVIFVPLPALREAPSVRQIDGEWRYDSRNSILEWSVLLIDNSNRSGSMEFVVPLADSSAFFPISVRFVATDTFSDLKVTNIIPLKGGNPPKFAQRTQLITDNYQVV